Proteins found in one Plasmodium relictum strain SGS1 genome assembly, chromosome: 13 genomic segment:
- a CDS encoding ribonucleoside-diphosphate reductase, large subunit, putative has translation MGENMKRLPLPSENTEIKKTPSGRVADDGIKRTPSGKPIQTMYVLNRKGEEEDISFDQILKRIQRLSYGLHELVDPARVTQGVINGMYSGIKTCELDELAAQTCAYMATTHPDFSILAARITTDNLHKNTSDDIAEVAEALYSYKDIRGRSASLISKEVYDFIMLHRDRLNKEIDYTRDFNYDYFGFKTLERSYLLRINNKIIERPQHLLMRVSIGIHIDDIEKALETYHLMSQKYFTHATPTLFNSGTPRPQMSSCFLLSIKADSIEGIFETLKQCALISKTAGGIGVAVQDVRGQNSYIRGTNGISNGLVPMLRVFNDTARYVDQGGGKRKGSFAVYIEPWHSDIFEFLDLRKNHGKEELRARDLFYAIWVPDLFMKRVKENKNWTLMCPNECPGLSDTWGEEFEKLYTKYEEENLGKKTVLAQDLWFAILQSQIETGVPYMLYKDSCNAKSNQKNLGTIKCSNLCCEIIEYTSPEEVAVCNLASIALCKFVDVEKKKFDFKKLYEITKIITRNLDKIIERNYYPVKEARTSNIRHRPIGIGVQGLADTFMLLRYPYESEPAKELNKRIFETMYYAALEMSVELAQTYGPYESFQGSPASQGILQFDMWNAKVDNKYWNWDELKAKIRKHGLRNSLLLAPMPTASTSQILGNNESFEPYTSNIYYRRVLSGEFFVVNPHLLKDLFDRGLWDEDMKQQLIAHNGSVQYISEIPDDLKELYKTVWEIKQKNIIDMAADRGIFIDQSQSLNIYIQKPTFAKLSSMHFYGWEKGLKTGAYYLRTQAATDAIKFTVDTHVAKNAAKLKNADGIAITREISRETISTESTVAQNVVCPLRRNNDDQCLMCSG, from the exons atgggtGAGAATATGAAAAGATTACCATTGCCATCTGAAAAtacagaaataaaaaaaactccATCGGGAAGAGTAGCTGATGATGGCATAAAAAGAACTCCATCTGGAAAGCCAATACAAACAATGTATGTATTAAATAGAAAAGGAGAAGAAGAAGATATATCTTTTGATCAAATTTTGAAAAGAATACAAAGATTATCATATGGTCTTCATGAATTAGTAGATCCAGCCAGAGTAACCCAAGGAGTGATTAATGGAATGTATAGTGGTATAAAAACATGCGAATTAGATGAATTAGCTGCTCAAACATGTGCATATATGGCTACAACTCATCCtgatttttctattttagcTGCCCGTATAACTACAGATAATTTGCATAAAAATACTAGTGATGATATTGCTGAAGTAGCAGAAGCATTATATTCTTATAAAGATATTAGAGGAAGATCTGCTAGTCTTATAAGTAAAGAAGTTTATGATTTTATCATGTTACATAGAGATcgtttaaataaagaaattgaTTACACACGAGATTTTAATTATGATTATTTTGGATTTAAAACATTAGAAAGATCTTATTTACTTCGTATTAATAACAAAATCATTGAAAGACCACAGCACTTATTAATGAGGGTATCTATTGGTATACATATTGATGATATAGAAAAAGCATTAGAAACGTATCACTTAATGTCTCAGAAATATTTTACTCATGCAACTCCTACATTATTTAACTCAGGAACACCAAGACCTCAAATGTCTTCTTGTTTTCTTTTATCAATTAAAGCAGATTCTATTGAAGGAATTTTTGAAACTTTAAAACAATGTGCTTTAATTAGCAAAACTGCAGGAGGTATTGGTGTAGCAGTTCAAGATGTAAGAGGTCAAAATTCGTATATTAGAGGTACGAATGGTATATCCAATGGGCTTGTTCCTATGTTGAGAGTTTTTAATGATACTGCAAGATATGTTGATCAAGGAggaggaaaaagaaaaggatcTTTTGCAGTTTATATAGAGCCATGGCATTCTGATATTTTCGAATTTTTGGATTTACGTAAAAATCATGGAAAAGAAGAGTTAAGGGCAAGAGATTTATTTTATGCTATATGGGTACCAGATTTATTTATGAAAAgagtaaaagaaaataaaaattggaCTTTAATGTGCCCAAATGAATGTCCTGGATTAAGTGATACATGGGGAGAagaatttgaaaaattatatactaagtatgaagaagaaaatttagGAAAAAAAACTGTGTTGGCTCAAGATTTATGGTTTGCTATTTTACAAAGTCAAATAGAGACAGGAGTTCCTTATATGTTATACAAAGATTCATGCAATGCTAAATcaaatcaaaaaaatttaggTACTATAAAATGTAGTAATCTATGTTGTGAAATTATAGAATATACCTCCCCTGAGGAAGTCGCTGTGTGCAATTTAGCTTCAATTGCATTATGCAAATTTGTTGAtgtagaaaaaaagaaatttgatttcaaaaaattgtatgaaattacaaaaattattacaaGGAACTTagataaaattattgaaagAAATTATTATCCAGTTAAAGAAGCAAGAACTTCAAATATCAGGCATAGACCCATTGGTATTGGAGTTCAAGGATTAGCAGACACCTTTATGCTATTAAGATACCCATATGAATCTGAACCTgctaaagaattaaataaaagaatatttgAAACCATGTATTATGCTGCTTTAGAGATGTCTGTAGAACTAGCCCAAACTTATGGACCTTATGAATCATTTCAAGGAAGCCCAGCAAGTCAAGGAATATTACAATTTGATATGTGGAATGCAAAAGTAGATAATAAATATTGGAATTGGGATGAATTAAAAGCTAAAATACGTAAACACGGTTTAAgaaattctttattattagcTCCTATGCCTACCGCATCAACATCTCAAATTCTCGGAAATAACGAATCCTTTGAACCTTATACcagtaatatttattatagaaGAGTTTTGAGTGGAGAATTCTTTGTTGTTAATCCTCATTTGTTAAAAGATTTATTTGATAGAGGACTATGGGATGAAGATATGAAACAACAATTAATTGCACATAATGGAAGTGTTCAATATATAAGTGAGATACCTGACGATCTAAAGGAATTATATAAAACTGTTTGGGAAATTAAacagaaaaatattatagatATGGCTGCTGATAGAGGAATTTTCATTGATCaa tcTCAATCTTTAAACATTTATATTCAAAAGCCAACATTTGCAAAACTGTCAAGTATGCATTTCTATGGATGGGAAAAGGGATTAAAAACAGGAGCTTATTATTTAAGAACTCAAGCTGCAACTGATGCAATTAAATTTACAGTTGATACACATGTAGCAAAAAATGCAGCAAAACTAAAAAATGCAGATGGAATAGCTATTACAAGAGAAATTTCAAGGGAGACCATTTCAACTGAATCTACTGTTGCGCAAAACGTTGTTTGCCCATTACGTCGTAATAATGATGATCAATGTCTAATGTGTTCAggataa